The window AGTTccccctcgtgagcttctctatTGGTGGAGCGCTGAGGTTGAGGGCGACAATGCTTGAGCTCGTAGCCATGGCGAAGATAGGGTTTTGGGTTTCTGTGTTTGCTAGATGATAGGGAAGAGGCTAGCTCTGTATACCATATAAAATCGGaaaaactaacgcccacacgtgtgggcattTGCACATCGCCCACACGCCTCCATCACCATTCATTTTACCACGTATGAACAGATGACATCAGcagaaatctttttggttttcggtttaaaaatgttttatctcctaattaaaaaggcgaattaaaaatccgttttcaccattaaatccgtctcgacgagatcttcaaaactagaccccatgttgatatgtttcgacgaatttttttttcccaaaagttgccatgatgtttacatattgtagttgccatagtgcttaaactaaagttgccatgtgacaattttagtttgtagatcatggcaaatttagttttTCGATGATGGCAATTTCagtactttgaccatgaaaatatttttttgcatgaaccatggcaattttaagtgcatgtatcatggcaattttaatttatggtgcatggcaagtctagtttcttaattccccgttttataatatgtcaaaatttacttttaaatgtagaagaaaataactgaaacatatcatggcaacttcagtataaacatcatggcaattcatgtGTAATAGACACGACAACTTTTAACCCAAAAAAATCGTCGAAATATATTGATAcgagatctagtttcgaagatctcatcgcgagggatttaatggtgaaaacggatcttcaatcgtatttttcatttaagagataaaacattttaaaaatagaaaatccaaaaaaaattggacgttgataagtgccacacgtgtgggcgttagggGGTCTGCCCACACATTTTGTGTGGTGTATAAGAGGAACAGCCCACACACCTATGTGTGGGCAAAACAAGTAATGCCCACACACCTCTTTTTTCCCCTCCCGATCCCTCTCACACGTGTGTGTGGGCGAAAaagataacgcccacacgccccgtacgtcaggcctcgtacctcgtggtcccgcacgccccgcgtgacagtcaccgcgcgtcccgcagttgccatggtccagaccctcgtccatgttcgtttaactgtagttgccatgtcgctgaacttcggttgccatgtcggacaactacagttgccatggttgctcaactgcagttgccatgtatggtttggtctactgcagttgccatgatctcaaaactttaggagttgccacccactaacactaggcagttgccgtgtagcactacaaaaaggcatggcaaaaaaacatgttcgggtaaaagagaGAGTTAGCGTGTGCCCacaagcacgctagggcagttgccaaGTAAAGAGAAAGAGTTGTCATCTGCTTACgtgcacgctagggcagttgTCATATACCAtgcaaaaacacatggcaactcggATAAAAGaaagttgccatctgcttacaagcaaagctagggcagttgccatgtaccatgcagaaacacatggcaactgcCAGCTTTGGGTGTGGGCAAGGAGATGGGCGTGTGGGCGAAGtgataaacgcccacacaccagccccctcTGCGTGCGTGAAAACTGGTGTGTGGGCGAATTGCTAAACACCCACACACCAGCCCCCCGTGTGGTAAAAAGGACGTGTGGGTGACCGGATGAATGCCCTCACACCAGCTtagtcctacgtggcacacaaaaACTGCTAGAACGCGCCAAGATTCGTGCAGAATTGGTTGGAGCAGGATCCATGCGTGTGGGTGAGTTGCCCACACACCagacgcccacacgtgtgggcgttagtgttttcgaaaatttccacatgcatgcatgcggtgacaTGGCGTAGTCTGTGTGCTATAAGGCGTGTGGGCGGGTTTGGCTCCCACCACATGTGTGGGCGTTAGCGTTGTCCTATAAAATTGGTTGAGAAGCGTTCCTACTCTCCTTGAGGAGCGCCGCGTGCATTTATTTATCGAGGGCAATCAACCTTGTCGTAGCATACAAGAAGAGCGATCACCTGGATCTGTTCTGGTTTGTTACAGAGAGATGGAGATAGATACATGATGGAAGAGATAGAGATAGTTAAAATCACATGTATTGCATAACTCAAACTCTAGGAGCATCTATAGTGGCGATGGGCAAATCCGACACCTCAAACGCCGGCGGACGCGCCTGGACAGTGAGCGATCACGCCTCAAAAGATGCATTCCATATCCTGATACCTCAAATTAGAAACCTCAAATCCATATTATTACATGCAACACAACGATCTTCGAGCGGAGTTTCGTTTTTCTCCGCCGTGGCCATGTCCGGCGGCCGGCTGCACGCCTCAGATTGTTGGTCTGGTCACCGGCAAGGTAGAGTAGGGCATGGGACACGAACTGGCTCAAGGGACTCAAGGTGCCGCcatctcccatgccctactcttcctcgttGGAGCCCGGTACCCGTTGGGTGCCGGTGGACGTCAAATCGACGATGGATCCGTCCTGTGAAGAGCCGGTGACATCCACCACGACGATGTTGTGGTGCCTGGACTAGTGCATCGTACGGGGCGCCGGAGAATGCAACTCCGCCTCGCCGACGTTCACTGCCGCGAGCGCTGTCGCCGCGCACGCTGCCGTGCATGGCGGACATGTCGCGCCATGTTTGCGTCAAACGACACTCACGGTGCGTCCATGGCCTCGGCGCACCAACGGAGGGGTTGTGCGCCCGCCATCGCGTTCGGACGCCAAACGGACTGCACCGCCTCCGTTGAGGCAGCGACGGCTGCCCTAGTGCCAGATCCATGCACCATTTGGGCGGACGGAAGGAGTCTGAGAGCTGAAGTGGATGGGCCTCCACCCGGGAGCGGCGGAGCACAAGCCGGACGAACATCTCCTTTTCGTGGCCGTGTGGGATGAACTCGAGGTCGATGGATCTGGAGATGAAGGTTCGGATCAGCTGTCTGGCATGCCGAAGACTGCCGGACGGCGCTGAGGACGAGCTTGGGTAGCGGAGAGGAGTGGAGTGAAGTGGTTAGGGTTTGGTCCGGCAGGCGAATGGGAAGAAATATATGTGAGATCGGATAGGCCAACGTAGGCCGTGCGCGCCCGCGTGCCGTTATATCCACCTTATATTTGTGCTAAATATGAAGATGCCGGTCAACCTAGGCGTTTGCGGCCCGTTTGAGACGTTCATTTGGGTCAAAATTTTACGACCAAACAGTGACGGGCAGTCCGCCCAAACCTACGAGACAGGTTTAGATGCTCTAGCAAGGAGGCCCACCGCCGCGGACGCGCTCCGGCGCCGCTGGTTCACGGACGCCGAGTCGCGTGATGTTGAACAGCCTCGCAACGCATGCGGCGGTCGCTTCACGGCGCGCGTCGGTGGTGTTGCTGACGCGATCGTTGTATAGAAAATTCTAGATTCGGTATGATTCGTTGTTCTTTCAATTAGTTGATGGAGATTCTCTGTACTGGAGTGACGGAGTTGTATCGTTTTGGTGGCGGCTTTGGTGGCTCCTGTCCTCTGCGTTGTTGTACTGTCGTCTTCAGTTCCGTTAAGGCTGGTGGGATAGCTGGTGAAGTGGCACGAGTTCCTCGAGGGTCCTGCTGGTTAGCTCATCCTTTTTCCTTCTTATTTAGTATGTTGTCCATGCAAGCAATCGCAAAGGCATCTTGTGTACTATAAACAAACAAAGCAATAGTGGCAAAGCTCCCATGAACGAATCTTCACGTCCGTAGAAACTGTCATGGTTACTTCAAATCTGTCCGGATTTGATTAGGAATAAATTTCAGGAGCCGCAAGCATACACACGGTGATAGCACACCCAGACTAGTAGTTACACCAGAACACCACGCGCGCACACAGGCACGTGCCCGCAAGAATACATTGTGGGAAACCTAGGACGCGTCAGGCTCGGGGACGGTCCTACGAGAGTGTCCAGAGACGTCGGCCGTCGGTGCGGCCATCGGGACACCGGCCACGTCTCCCGCCGCGGCTCAAGTTGGTCCCGGTGCAGTGCTGGAAAATGAACTAGGACTAAGCGCCAAATCCGTCCTGTGTGGCGACCGTGCCTCACCGTGTGGTGGCAGCGAGCCACCGGCAAATCCACGCGCGACTTCCACGAGCCCGGGCACGACGCCTCGTGGCCTCGCCGACCCCGTCCCGACGCGCGACCCAGCTGGTCCCCGCAATCGCATGATGAGGCCCGTCGTGGTTTCGCCGCTCTCCACTCCACGTGATGTCGTTGCCACACGCCACCCCAGCGAGCTCCTCCGTGCGCGGCGGCTGCAGCCACCCTCGTGGGCTGACATCTACAGCCGCGACCTGCAAATCCGGGGCCTTAAACATCAGTGGACATGTCCACGGGTCCGGAGACGCATTGATCGGACACTTCTCAAATTTTGTCGTCCGCATTTGTGTATCTCATATTCAGTCCCTCGTATCTATACTAACATGTAATGTAGATAAAAACCGTAGATCATGATACAAACATAGAATTGGACAGTAAAATGCACATACCGATCATAGACGGCCCCTCATATTTCGCTTCTGGCATCCACATATCTCAAATCCAGACTCTCAAATCCATGCACGTCGATCGTAAAAGTCAATGTCGCACTTAAATAACAAATATTGGTACCAAGCATAGACAGTGTTTATATAAGATTTATTTTAAGTGCACAACTCAAATATTGGTTTTATTGTGGGTCCACATGTGCGCTCCACAAGATCATTGAGTAGCTGTGTGTGCACCTGATGACCTCAAAAATTCTGATGCATCTGCAGAAAGTTCATAAGCTGAGTTGTATCTTGATCTTTCAGGATTTCAACTTGTTCTCCAGGTGCTTCAAAATCATTGGTTTGGACTACACCATCATCCTCATCCTTTACAATCATATCGTGCAAAATAACACAACATGTCATCAACTGACACAAAGTTTCAGATTCCCACATCATTGTAGCGCTACACACAATTTCCCAACAAGTTTGAAGCACACCAAATGCCCTCTCCACATCCTTTCTAGCCGCTTCCTGCATTGTTGCAAAGTGGCTCTGTTTATTGTCATGTGTGGTTCGGATATGGTCTTCACAAATGCCGCCCACTGAGAATAGATACCATTGGCAAGATAGTATCCCATGTTGTAGTCTCGAACATTGACGGTGTAGTTGCACGGTGGTGATTCCCCATTGCAAAGCCTCCTGAACACCGGAGATTGTTGAAGCACATTGATGTCGTTGTGAGAAACCGACATTTCAAGGAAAGCATGCCAAATCCATAAGTCATGTGATGCCACCACTTCTAGTATGATGGTGGCCTCTCTGGTGTGACCATGATACATTGCCCGCAAACCTTTGGGGCAATTTTTCATTGCTAATGCATGCAATCAATTGATCCGAGCATCCTGGAAACCCCTTGCCTCTCCAATAGCCAACAACTTCTCTGTGttctgcacatttggttctctaaGATACTCAGGTCCAAACACCTTCATCACGACGCGGGCAAACTTGACCGTAGTCTTCAGACACGTGCTCTCCCACATCCTGCCCATCTCACCAACGGCATTTGCAGCAGTACCAAGTGCAAGCATCCTCAGAGTAGCCGTGCACTTCTGTTTGACAGAGAAAGAGAGTTGTCCGCAACAATCCTTTGTGAGCTTGAAGTAGTCGTCGTGTGCCTCCAGTCCCTCCATAATGCGCAAAAACAATGGTTTCCACATGCGAAAATGGCGAGAAAACCATGGATCATCCGGGAAAGTAGGATTGGGAGCAAAGTAGTCCCTGTGCAGTAGCTTTGCTCCGGACACCCTATCCCGATTGATCACTCTTCTCCCTTTGATTGAGCCCTTAAAGTTGAGAAACATGCTTCATTTCCCGGTCCATTTTCTCTTGCATGCTCATGAGCATGATCATGTTCACTTGTTCGTCTAAATATGATGAATCGAAGAAATCATCTTGAATCATTTGATCGAGCTTCATCGGTCCATACTCCTTGTCCAACGAAGCATCGGAATCCATCTTTTTCCCTAATAAAATCACAAAAAATCCGATCAGCCAATGCGTCGAACACATCAAATGCAAGGCGGAGCCAGAGAGTTGCCAGACGTACCGTGGTTCGTGACCTAGGAAAACCTTGGTTAGGGAAATCCAAGAGTATTGTTGCATGAAATTAGAAAATTAGAAAAGAGGAACCGACGGCTCGCCGGGCGGCGGATCTCTTAGCACGCCCCATATCTATTCTGGTACCCCATTCAGAGTTCTTTTTAGGGGTTCGTATCCCCATTCAGATGAAAACTGGGCCGTGTGCAAGCTAAGGAGGCCCTATTGGTTTCAGAATAAATAAATAAGGAGGCCCTATTGGTTTCAGAATAAATAAATAAGGAGGCCTACTGAAAGCCAACCGCGGCACCCCACGGCGTGAGGCAAGCAGGCTCGGAAGCTCAGTTGGCTAAAAAAAAAAGGCTCGGAAGCTCAGTGTCCAGCTCGACTCCGGCCTAGCGTCTCGCCGGCGCCCGGCCCCCCTGCCTGTCCATGCCGCCGGAGAAATCGCCGCAGTCCCCAGGTACGCCGTCCGCAGGCCCCGTCCCCCGCCCCCGCTAGCTTTGAATAGAGTTTTGGGCGGATCCTTCCCGTGCTGGTCTCCAGCAGCTAGGTTTCTTTCGACCGGGATGATGCAGCATGAGATCGGAAAATTCCACACGCTCAGTACAAAATTCGGGGTTTACATGATTAATTCTAGCCTTTCGGATTGCTATCTCCGCTTGCACCCAAACGTTTATATGGCGATTTAGCCAGGTCTCCGGGTCTAGTTGGATCTCCTCAAGAAAATGTCAGGTTGTGGTGCAGTGGATTTAGTCTGACCATCATGTGAAATGGTTACTCACCGGTTCGATAATTTTGCGGAGAGCTGTTGTCAGGCATTAGCTTGTCTATCTATAGTTCACTCAGTTGAAGATTTGTGTCGAAGTTGGTCATCTGTAAGTTTGCAACAGAATTTTGCGGATTATCTACTGACAATCATGATATGGATCATATGCATCTTCTTGCCTTATTCATTTCATTGCAAAGACATAAATTTATACTTTATGACACTTGATCTGAATTTATGGATTACAGTGGCTTGTGCACAAAGAGTTCTAATTTCGAACAAACTCGGGGAGAAGCTTGTTGGTTTATTACATGAAGCATGCTCGAAGGAACTTGTGATCCTTTGTCATGGATTCAGAGCTACAAAGGCAAGTCTGTACCATCCATATGTCCATTTATCCAAGAACCTTCACTATTTTTGTTCACAATCTTTGTATGGCCATCTTAATCTGTAATGGCTTCCAGGACGACAGTATCTTGGTCGACCTTGCCGCTGCACTAGCAAGTGCAGGAGTTAATGCTTTTCGGTTTGATTTTGCTGGAAATGGGTAAGCTGCTTGTAATGACATTGTAGTGGTCAGGGCATAGTATCATAGCACTCATCATGCAGACTTTCACTTTTGGTGTTGAATTAATATGTTTCTGAATTAGGAATAAGATATTTTCATGCACTTTAGCTGTAGCAACAGCCACAATTTCCCCCATTATTATTTGTTATTAATAACACAATGTTCTTTGAGTACTTCCTTGCTGACTGCCACATTCAATTTGCCTACTGTTGTTGAATTAGGTGCTTGTTATCTCTCTCGCAGGGAAAGTGAGGGTCTATTCCAATATGGGAACTACCGAAAAGAGGCAGATGACTTGCGCTCTGTAGTATCTTATTTCTCAGAACAGAAGTATGACATAATTGCCCTTGTTGGGCATAGCAAAGGTAGATAATCTTTGGTCATTTTTATTtattgaagggattgcatcctgATTTCATTAATGAAAGCATAGAAGTTCATTGCAAAGTTTACTGCAAGGGAAAATAACATTGTTATGCAGCTCATCAGATAGCCCATTCCCAACTTTCCTTCTACAGAAGGAAAATTATAGATCCTTAATATCCATCAGAGCCCCAGACCGGAGATTGTCCTGGTTTTTTATTACTGAGAAACTTTTTCTGCAGTAAGCCCTGCCACACACCATACTCATGTTCCAGCTTCCAAAGCCAATTAACCAGCAGTCCAATGTACATTAATTACAATTTAAGAACACACAGCCCTCCCATATCCTTTGATAAACAAATAGTTTTCCAGTTTACCAAATGATGTTTCCTGGACCCAAGATCTTCCTGCCATAAAAGCCTCTTCATAAAGTAGCTCAACTCTTTTTCCACTCCCTTAGGAAAATTATAGAAGGACGTCATATAAATTGGAATAGTCCTGTGTGCACATATCGCACACAAGCGCTAGCTGCATTAGAATGCATAGTCGACATAAATAGGTGGTAGGAACTCATAATTGGTGTACTGCTTTCTGTGTTTGCTGCCTCCTGGAAGGACCTCTACAATGTATTCATGTATAACTGAATGTGATCACAGAATATTTACATGTGCCATGCATTATATCCTGATCTCCTTGCTTTGTCGTGTAGATGTACCTGCCTCCTATGCTATACATGTATGTTACTTTATACAGTATACTTCCATATTTCACCGCTTCTGTTTCTTGCTTTTAGGAGGAAATGCTGTGCTTTTATATGCTTCCATGTACCATGATGTTACCGTCATTGTGAATATTTCTGGCCGCTTTGCTTTAGAGGAAGGTATCGAAGGGCGGCTGGGGAAGAATTTCCTGCAGAGGATAAAGAAAGATGGATACATAGACGTCAGAAATAAAAAAGGTGTAAGTTTGCTACATTTGACATGTCATTATTTTGTTGAGTACTAAAAATTAAGCCTCACATCGTATTTATTTTGATAAAATACTATAGATCTGAAGCCTAGCACATGTTTATGAATCAAACAAAATTTTCCCGAGTTTCCAAGTAAAATAGTCGTGTGCTGATTCTGGTAGTGTATATCACAAGCTTTTTCAGTTTATCTGGTGAAACTAGTTGACAAGATCTGGTTATGACATGTGGTATGGGATGACTTAGAATACATGAGAATCCATTGAATTGTACCCATAGTCAGTTATTTGTAAGCTTCATCATCCTTATGTCAACCATAGGCGGCATAATTATTTTGTTTCTCTGCTTATATCCATAAGACTGAACCTGCAAATATTGTAACTGAAAGATTTATTTTGAAAATGACAACCCCAGTGTTATGCTTACTTACCTTATTGCAATATTATCGTTGCTATGCCTTTGTGCAGGCAAGTTTGAGTACCGGGTGACAGAAGAAAGTCTGCGAGATCGTCTGAGCACTGATACCCTGCTTTCGAGCCGCTCCATAAGCAAAGGCTGCAGGTTCTAAGCTGCTCTCTTGCACCTGAACCAACTCACATGAACAACCCAATCACTGAGAAAAATATGTACCGATCTGCAGGGTTCTCACGGTTCACGGCTCTGAAGATGAAACGGTCCCAGCGAGAGACGCCCTGATGTTTGCCGCGCACATACCAAACCATGACTTGCACATAGTCGTGGGAGCCAACCATCGGTACACAGGCCACGAGCAAGAGCTGACATCACTTGCACTGGATTTCATCAAGCCCCGTCCTCGAAAATCATCGTCCTTGCGTCCGAAACTGTGATCGTCTGACCATTGTGGAGCTTGATTGATGCACCATTTACTTGTTACATTACCGGATGGCCAAATGCCTGGATAGTCGTTGTGCTGTGCTGCAGAAACGTCACTAATTTCAGTAAAGATTTCTTCGTCTTACATCTTCTGAAAGCAGAAGCTCGAACTAGTTATCATTCCTAAAAATAGGAAATGCGCGCGTCCGTGTTATTTGGAGGAGTTTGTGCTGGAGTCAGCTTGCAAACCGTGGTCTAGTTGAGCCCGCTTGGGTCGGTCAGGTTTTTGTCAAGTTACAGGCAAGTCTCGCCTCGTCAAACTCTTCTGAACTAAGGGCGTGACTAGACGGAAGGTGACTGAATTTATTTGAAGACCAAAATCGAGCCTGCGCCTCCATCGCGGAGTTGGCCTTTGAGCCGTCGATGCCACGAGACTTGAGCCTGACGTCCGCGTGCGTCACGTACGGTCGTGCACAGACGCttcgccgcccgtcgcccgccGTGCCTCCCCAAATTGAAGCcacaaaatgaaaaaaaaaacaccTGCTCTCCCTCCGGTTCCTCTCCTCCGGGGACCGGGCATACCAATACCATTCGCGATTTTCTTTTCAatcgccgccgccgtccgggACAGCTGCGGCGAGGAGGAGCCCGCCACACTCATCAAACCGCGCCGACAACGGGCTTCAGCACTTGATCCTCCCAGCCTACCTCGTCTCGGGCCACGCCATGCGAGTGAAAACCGAATCAATCAGCACCACGAGGAGAAGAGAAGGGTGGAACTTGCCTGCGATGGCTCTGACCTCAGAGGACGGTGGAACCACCCCACCAGGGAAGCGTCGTCGTCGCGTCATCTCGTCGCCTCCGCCTCGCCGTCGCACGCGCACCCCGCACGCGGATGAATCACTACTTCTAGCATATATAATAGAGACAACATGCTCTGCTTTTAGAAAAATGCATGGTTGAGAAGGCCGTGGTGCTGCCGCGGATCGATGACATGTCACAAGTTGATTGGTGGGCATTCCCTAGGGCGGTTAATGACACGACGATGATGATTCTCAAAAACCACCATCGCTATCTCTTCTTCAAGTCAGTTACGCTTATTATCACCGCCATCCGAAAAAAAGTCGGTTCCCGGCCTGGTCGGTGGGGCCGAGGACCCCCTGCATTGGTTCCATCCCTGGCCACTTTGGTTGGTCCATGACGCGTTATACAAAGACTCCGGAAGACTTGATGAACAAGCCAAAAATACCGGGGTTGTGGAGGAGTCTACCTCTACCGACGTAGCCGACTAGGGTTTGTAACCCTAGGGTGATGTTGTCTGGCCATCCTCACTGTCTAGGCACCGCCCCTTCACACCTCCTGATCTCTTACAGTGTCTTCCTCTGTAGTTTTGTACCATCCAAGCCAACGACCATCATGCGCCCGCCTCTAGAGATGCCTTCGTCGTAGGTCCTACCCTTATCTTCGCTCGACATTGAGGGTGATAAAGATATAACCCAAAAAATCATTTGCGCCAAGCTGCACAATGGTGTATGGCTGACTTTACAGAGGTCAGAGGGAGCCCCAAAAAAATTCTTGCATTTTTATGTTGAATGTTCATTAGGGTTTCTTGGCATTTTTCATCACGCCAAGATCTAAAAATATCAATTTTGTTTGAGCTTTGAGATGGCTAAACATGacgggaggagacgttcccgtcgaggACGAGGTGCCTACGGTGACTTTGTAAATTTCAAGATAATATACCGGCTCAGtttttcggaggtgctcataggggtaggagGTGCGTttataggggtgagtgtatgcgcgtttATATGAACGCTTACGTCTATACTATGTtagaaaaaaggaaaaggaaaaggaaaggTTGCTTCATCGGCCGTGGCATTATGGGCCATGGAGTATGTGTTTGGCTGGGAAAGAAAAacaatattattattattattattattattattattattattacaaCGGGCGTCAcgagaaaggaaagaagaaaaagCAGAGAGCACAGAGCAGAGCTGGTTCCCCTTGTGTTTGTGTGCTCTGGTGGATCCGCACCCAAACCCACCTGAACTCACGTGGGTCGGTCGGTCCGTCGGAGCCACGCAGGCGGCGGGAAGATTTGTTTTTTCTTCCCCCCACAAGTCATGAATCTTCCCCCGTCCCGGTAGAGCAGCCTTGTCGGCGGCGGAGGGAGACGTGCGGGAGAGGAGCATCAGCGGCGAGCACTAATTGGTGGTCAGCTCAGGGGAGGATGACTGCGTCGGGTGGTGCCCGAAGCAGAGGagtggcggcggcgagcgaggtATTTGTGCCACGCGCGAGCGAGGAATCGAGACTCGAGAGGGGTGCTGCCGGAATCGACGACCCCGCACCTCGCGACCGGACGGGCAGGGAGGAGACGAGAGGTCGATTGAGGTCAGGTTCTCTTGCCGCAGAGATACAAGGAAAAAGGTGGCTTGGCGCCGGTGCCAGCTGTGCCTCTGAGCGCGCGAGGGTCCGGCGCTCCTGCCCGTGCACGCAACGCATGGTGCAGCGGCCCACGGCATGGTCGCCGCCGATTAATTCTGCCGTCGCGGGCTTGGAGGAATCGAATCGAATCCAGTGGCGGTGGCAGGGCTGGGAAAAAGATGCGTCCCCCCATTCATTTTATATATTACCTACTGTAGTACTTATTTGGCAAATCGCAATGGATGGATGGATTGGAGTGAGAGAGAGATTTGTGATGACGACGCAGCGGCGAGGACGGAGGGATGGCGAGTCCCGGCGAGCAGAGAGCAAAGGGAGCGTGCGGCAACGTTGGGGTGGGGGCTCCGGGTGGCGATCGAAATTGAGAAAAGGAGGCGGCTTTTCGTTGGGTGTGAAATGGATGGAGACGTGGCCcctgccgccggcgccggcgagctGCACCTCCGACCCCGAGTACGCATGGCGGGCGGCGGTGAGCGGAGATGCGTGCGCGGAGGAGAGAGTCGATACCAGTCGAAAAAAGTGGAACTGTTTGTATGTTGCTGCGAGAGAGTCGACAGGTACGGTGTTGTTGCCCTTTCTTCCTTGATTTTTACTActtcctccattccaaaataaatgactcaactttgtactaaaacGAAGGGAGTAGGTGGGTGCTCTGCGTAGAGTACACGCGTGCACGCATGCATGTACTCTTGTTTGAAA is drawn from Aegilops tauschii subsp. strangulata cultivar AL8/78 chromosome 1, Aet v6.0, whole genome shotgun sequence and contains these coding sequences:
- the LOC109732744 gene encoding uncharacterized protein isoform X2 — encoded protein: MPPEKSPQSPVACAQRVLISNKLGEKLVGLLHEACSKELVILCHGFRATKDDSILVDLAAALASAGVNAFRFDFAGNGESEGLFQYGNYRKEADDLRSVVSYFSEQKYDIIALVGHSKEEGIEGRLGKNFLQRIKKDGYIDVRNKKGKFEYRVTEESLRDRLSTDTLLSSRSISKGCRVLTVHGSEDETVPARDALMFAAHIPNHDLHIVVGANHRYTGHEQELTSLALDFIKPRPRKSSSLRPKL
- the LOC109732744 gene encoding uncharacterized protein isoform X1 — translated: MPPEKSPQSPVACAQRVLISNKLGEKLVGLLHEACSKELVILCHGFRATKDDSILVDLAAALASAGVNAFRFDFAGNGESEGLFQYGNYRKEADDLRSVVSYFSEQKYDIIALVGHSKGGNAVLLYASMYHDVTVIVNISGRFALEEGIEGRLGKNFLQRIKKDGYIDVRNKKGKFEYRVTEESLRDRLSTDTLLSSRSISKGCRVLTVHGSEDETVPARDALMFAAHIPNHDLHIVVGANHRYTGHEQELTSLALDFIKPRPRKSSSLRPKL